From the genome of Longispora fulva:
CGGCGCGGCACCATGCGACACGACACCCCAACACTCTGTGCCTTTGCGCGCGGCCCACCACCAGATGTAGTGTCGTGCCGTTGTTGGTGCACAACCCCGCCAGGGGACGTGCGGCAAGAGGGAACCCGGTGCGAATCCGGGACTGCCCCGCAGCGGTGAGTGGGAACGAAAGCCGTCACACAGCACTGGGCGCGAGCCTGGGAAGCGACGGCCGGTAGGCGCGAGCACGACGCCCACGAGTCCGAAGACCTGCCAATGACGCGCGCGCCGGCGAAGGCGCGCGCATGTCCCGGGCCTCGTGGGCGGGCCCCGGCGGACGAGCGGACCCGTGTGCCGTTGTCGCCTCCTGCCCCGGTGCCCCTCGTGTTTCCGGGTGGGAGAACGATGACCGCAGTGCTGCACAGCCCCACGCCCGCCGAGACCGTCGCACGGTCCGCCGAGGGACTGGCCGGGGTCGACCCCGGCCGGGTCGTGCCCAACCCGTGGCCCGGGGCGACGGAGGCCGAGCTGCGGATCCGGGCCATCGAGATGGCCGCGGCGCTGGTCGCCGAGGAGCCGAACTACTCCCGGCTCGCCGCCCGGCTGCTCGCCACGCACATCACCGCCGAGGCCGCCGGCGAGGGCGTGACCTCGTTCTCCGGGTCGGTCGCCGCCAGCCACGCCGCCGGCCTGCTCGCCCCGACGATCGCCGGATTCGTGGCCCGGCACGCCGCCGAACTCGATGCCCTCGTCGACGACCAGAAGAACGACCTTTTCGAGTACTTCGGCCTGCGCACCGTCTACGACCGCTACCTGCTCCGGCACCCCGAGACCCGGCAGGTCATGGAGACCCCGCAGCACTTCTTCCTCCGGGTCGCCTGCGGGCTGGCCGCGTCCGTCGCCGAGGCCGCCGACCTCTACGCGCTGATGAGCACCCTGTCCTACCTGCCCAGCTCCCCGACCCTGTTCAACTCCGGCTCCCGGCGGCCCCAGCTGTCCAGCTGTTTCCTGCTCGACTCGCCCCGCGACGAGCTGGAGTCCATCTACGACCGGTACGCGCAGGTCGCGCGGCTGTCGAAGTACGCGGGCGGGATCGGGATCTCCTGGTCGCGGGTGCGCTCGCGCGGCTCCCTGATCCGGGGCACCAACGGGCACTCCAACGGCATCGTGCCCTGGCTGCGCACCTTCGACTCCTCGGTGGCCGCCGTCAACCAGGGCGGCCGGCGCAAGGGCGCGGCGTGCGTGTACCTGGAGACCTGGCACGCCGACGTCGAGGAGTTCCTGGAGCTGCGCGACTCGACCGGGGACGAGGCGCGGCGTACCCATAATCTGCATCTCGCGAACTGGGTGCCCGACGAGTTCATGCGCCGAGTGGAGGCCGACGCGGCGTGGTCGCTGTTCGACCCGAAGGAGGTGCCGGAACTCACCGACCTCTGGGGTTCGGAGTTCGACGCGGCCTACACGGCGGCCGAGCGGGCCGAACGCTACGTGAAGCAGATCCCGGCCCGCGACCTCTACGGCCGGATGATGCGCACCCTGGCCCAGACCGGCAACGGCTGGATGACGTTCAAGGACCAGGCCAACCGGACCTGCAACCAGACCGCGAAGCCCGAGAACGTGGTGCACCTGTCCAACCTGTGCACCGAGATCCTCGAGGTCACCAGCGACGGCGAGACGGCCGTGTGCAACCTGGGCTCGATCAACCTGGCCGCGCACTGCACCGACGCCGGCATGGACTGGGCGGCGCTGGACCGCACGGCGCGCACCGCCGTGACGTTCCTCGACCGCACCATCGACCTGACCTACTACCCGACCCCGGAGGCCGCCGAGACCAACCGGCGGTGGCGGCCGATCGGCCTGGGCGTGATGGGCCTGGCCGACGTGTTCTTCCGGCTCCGGCTGCCGTTCGACTCCGCCGAGGCCCTGGCGCTGTCCACCCGGATCGCCGAGCGGATCGCCCTCGCCGCCTACGACACGTCCGCCGGCCTCGCCGAGCAGCACGGCACCCACCCGTCCTACGCCGACACCCGGGCCGCCGACGGGGTGCTGCACCCCGACCACTGGAACGCCGCGAACTCCCCCGAGTGGGACGCCGTCCGGGCCCGGGTCGCCCGCACCGGGCTGCGCAACTCGCTCATGGTCGCCATCGCGCCCACCGCCACGATCGCGTCGATCGCCGGCTGCGCGGAGTGCATCGAGCCGCCGGTGTCCAACGTGTACAAGCGCGAGACGCTGTCCGGGGAGTTCCTCCAGGTCAACAAGTACCTGATCAGGGATCTCGTGGGTCGCGGGCTGTGGACCTCGGGGGTCCGGGACGCGATCCTACGGGCCGAGGGCTCCGTGCAGGACCTGGACCTGCCGTCCGACGTCAAGCAGCTCTACCGCACCGCGTGGGAGGTGCCGCAGAAGGCCCTGATCGACCTGGCCGCCGCGCGCACCCCCTACATCGACCAGTCCCAGTCGCTGAACCTGTTCATGGCCACCCCCACGATCGGCAAACTCTCCTCGATGTACGCCTACGCGTGGCGGGCCGGCCTGAAGACCACCTACTACCTGCGGTCGCGGCCGGCGACCCGGATCGCGCAGACGACGGTTTCCGCCACTCTGCCGACCATCGGCCCGGACGCCGAGGCCGTGGCCTGTTCCCTGGAGAACCCCGAGATCTGCGAGGCGTGCCAGTAATGCTGTTGAACCCAGGCCTGGACCTGACCCTGCGCCCCATGCGCTACCCCGACTTCTACGAGCGCTACCGGGGCGGCATCCGCAACACCTGGACCGTCGAGGAGGTCGACCTCACCGGCGACCTGCCCGACCTGGCCGCGCTGTCCGCCGGGGAGCGGCACCTCGTCAACCGGCTCGTCGCGTTCTTCGCGACCGGGGACACGATCGTGTCGAACAACCTGGTGCTGAACCTGTACCGGCACATCAACGCGCCCGAGGCCCGGCTGTACCTGTCCCGCCAGCTGTTCGAGGAGGCGGTGCACGTCCAGTTCTACCTGACGCTGCTGGACACGTACCTGCCCGACGACAAGGACCGGGCCGAGGCGTTCTCCGCCGTCGAACACATCCCGTCGATCCGGGCGAAGGCCCAGTTCTGCTTCCGGTGGATCGACTCACTGCACGATCTGCGGTCGCTCCAGACCCGCGAGGACCGGCGCGCCTTCCTGCTCAACCTGATCTGCTTCGCCGCCTGCATCGAGGGCCTGTTCTTCTACGGAGCCTTCGCCTACGTGTACTGGCTGCGGTCCCGCGGCCTCCTCGACGGCCTGGCGACCGGCACGAACTGGGTGTTCCGCGACGAGTCCATGCACATGGACTTCGCGTTCGCCGTCGTGGACGTGGTCCGCGCCGAGGAACCTTCGCTCTTCGACGACTCCCTCGGCGCGCAGGTGACGACCATGATCGAGGAGGCCGTCGAGGCGGAGCTGGCGTTCGCCGAGGACCTGTGCGGCGACGGGCTGGCCGGCATGACGGCCACGGACATGCGCTCCTACCTGGAGTACGTGGCCGACCAGCGGCTCGCCCGGCTGGGGCTCCCGGCGCGGTACGGGTCGGCGAACCCGTTCCCGTTCATGGCGTTGCAGGACGTGCAGGAGCTGGCGAACTTCTTC
Proteins encoded in this window:
- a CDS encoding ribonucleoside-diphosphate reductase subunit alpha → MTAVLHSPTPAETVARSAEGLAGVDPGRVVPNPWPGATEAELRIRAIEMAAALVAEEPNYSRLAARLLATHITAEAAGEGVTSFSGSVAASHAAGLLAPTIAGFVARHAAELDALVDDQKNDLFEYFGLRTVYDRYLLRHPETRQVMETPQHFFLRVACGLAASVAEAADLYALMSTLSYLPSSPTLFNSGSRRPQLSSCFLLDSPRDELESIYDRYAQVARLSKYAGGIGISWSRVRSRGSLIRGTNGHSNGIVPWLRTFDSSVAAVNQGGRRKGAACVYLETWHADVEEFLELRDSTGDEARRTHNLHLANWVPDEFMRRVEADAAWSLFDPKEVPELTDLWGSEFDAAYTAAERAERYVKQIPARDLYGRMMRTLAQTGNGWMTFKDQANRTCNQTAKPENVVHLSNLCTEILEVTSDGETAVCNLGSINLAAHCTDAGMDWAALDRTARTAVTFLDRTIDLTYYPTPEAAETNRRWRPIGLGVMGLADVFFRLRLPFDSAEALALSTRIAERIALAAYDTSAGLAEQHGTHPSYADTRAADGVLHPDHWNAANSPEWDAVRARVARTGLRNSLMVAIAPTATIASIAGCAECIEPPVSNVYKRETLSGEFLQVNKYLIRDLVGRGLWTSGVRDAILRAEGSVQDLDLPSDVKQLYRTAWEVPQKALIDLAAARTPYIDQSQSLNLFMATPTIGKLSSMYAYAWRAGLKTTYYLRSRPATRIAQTTVSATLPTIGPDAEAVACSLENPEICEACQ
- a CDS encoding ribonucleotide-diphosphate reductase subunit beta, which produces MLLNPGLDLTLRPMRYPDFYERYRGGIRNTWTVEEVDLTGDLPDLAALSAGERHLVNRLVAFFATGDTIVSNNLVLNLYRHINAPEARLYLSRQLFEEAVHVQFYLTLLDTYLPDDKDRAEAFSAVEHIPSIRAKAQFCFRWIDSLHDLRSLQTREDRRAFLLNLICFAACIEGLFFYGAFAYVYWLRSRGLLDGLATGTNWVFRDESMHMDFAFAVVDVVRAEEPSLFDDSLGAQVTTMIEEAVEAELAFAEDLCGDGLAGMTATDMRSYLEYVADQRLARLGLPARYGSANPFPFMALQDVQELANFFERRVTAYQTAVGGTVSLDEDF